In Vicugna pacos chromosome 10, VicPac4, whole genome shotgun sequence, the following proteins share a genomic window:
- the INPPL1 gene encoding phosphatidylinositol 3,4,5-trisphosphate 5-phosphatase 2 isoform X2, producing the protein MASACGAPGPGGAGPGSALGSPAPAWYHRDLSRAAAEELLARAGRDGSFLVRDSESVAGAFALCVLYQKHVHTYRILPDGEDFLAVQTSQGVPVRRFQTLGELIGLYAQPNQGLVCALLLPVEREREPDLPDDRDASDGEDEKPPLPPRSGSTSISAPLGPSSPLPAPETPTTPAAESAPNGLSTVSHEYLKGSYGLDLEAVRGGASNLPHLTRTLATSCRRLHSEVDKVLSGLEILSKVFDQQSSPMVTRLLQQQNPPQTGEQELESLVLKLSVLKDFLSGIQKKALKALQDMSSTVPPAPLQPSTRKAKAIPVQAFEVKLDVTLGDLTKIGKSQKFTLSVDVEGGRLVLLRRQRDSQEDWTTFTHDRIRQLIKSQRVQNKLGVVFEKEKDRTQRKDFIFVSARKREAFCQLLQLMKNKHSKQDEPDMISVFIGTWNMGSVPPPKNVTSWFTSKGLGKTLDEVTVTIPHDIYVFGTQENSVGDREWLDLLRGGLKELTDLDYRPIAMQSLWNIKVAVLVKPEHENRISHVSTSSVKTGIANTLGNKGAVGVSFMFNGTSFGFVNCHLTSGNEKTARRNQNYLDILRLLSLGDRQLSAFDISLRFTHLFWFGDLNYRLDMDIQEILNYISRKEFEPLLRVDQLNLEREKHKVFLRFSEEEISFPPTYRYERGSRDTYAWHKQKPTGVRTNVPSWCDRILWKSYPETHIICNSYGCTDDIVTSDHSPVFGTFEVGVTSQFISKKGLSKTSDQAYIEFESIEAIVKTASRTKFFIEFYSTCLEEYKKSFENDAQSSDNINFLKVQWSSRQLPTLKPILADIEYLQDQHLLLTVKSMDGYESYGECVVALKSMIGSTAQQFLTFLSHRGEETGNIRGSMKSGSVLIRMRQEQRAKPPLCPEAARSPGQGAASQLLQRPPARCPSYLKNQRNHHQLGGPQPHLELLPGRSL; encoded by the exons ATGGCCTCGGCGTGCGGAGCGCCGGGCCCGGGGGGTGCCGGGCCGGGGTCTGCTCTGGGCAGCCCAGCACCCGCCTGGTACCACCGCGACTTGAGCCGCGCCGCCGCCGAGGAGCTGCTGGCCCGGGCAGGCCGCGATGGCAGCTTCCTGGTCCGAGATAGCGAGAGCGTGGCGGGAGCCTTCGCGCTCTGCGTCCT GTATCAGAAGCATGTGCACACATATCGAATTCTACCTGATGGAGAAGATTTCCTGGCCGTGCAG ACCTCACAGGGTGTGCCTGTGCGCCGCTTCCAGACCCTGGGGGAGCTCATCGGCCTGTATGCCCAGCCCAACCAGGGCCTGGTGTGCGCCCTGCTGCTGCCTGTGGAGCGGGAGCGAGAGCCAGACCTGCCAGATGACCGAGATGCCTCAG ATGGGGAGGATGAGAAGCCCCCACTGCCCCCACGCTCTGGCTCTACCAGCATTTCTGCCCCTCTGGGGCCCAGCAGCCCCCTGCCAGCCCCTGAGACGCCCACAACTCCAGCTGCTGAGAG TGCTCCCAATGGGCTGAGCACAGTCTCGCACGAGTACCTGAAGGGTAGCTATGGGCTGGACCTGGAGGCTGTGCGGGGCGGAGCCAGCAACTTGCCCCACCTTACTCGCACCCTCGCCACCTCATGCCGGAGGCTGCACAG TGAGGTGGACAAGGTCTTGTCTGGCCTGGAGATCCTGTCCAAGGTGTTTGACCAGCAGAGCTCACCCATGGTGACCCGCCTTTTGCAGCAGCAG AATCCACCACAGACTGGGGAGCAGGAACTAGAGAGCCTGGTGCTGAAGCTGTCAGTGCTAAAGGACTTCTTGTCAGGCATCCAGAAGAAG GCCCTGAAGGCCCTACAGGACATGAGTTCCACAGTACCCCCAGCCCCACTGCAGCCATCCACACGTAAGGCCAAGGCCATCCCTGTGCAGGCCTTTGAG GTGAAGCTGGATGTGACCCTGGGTGACCTGACCAAGATCGGAAAGTCACAGAAGTTCACACTGAGCGTGGATGTGGAGGGTGGGCGGCTGGTGCTGCTGCGCAGACAGAGGGACTCGCAGGAGGACTGGACAACCTTCACACATGACCGCA TCCGCCAGCTCATTAAGTCCCAGCGGGTGCAGAACAAGCTGGGTGTGGTATTTGAAAAGGAGAAGGACCGGACACAGCGCAAGGACTTCATCTTTGTCAGCGCCCGG AAGCGGGAGGCCTTTTGCCAGCTGCTGCAGCTCATGAAGAATAAGCACTCCAAGCAGGACGAGCCCGACATGATCTCTGTCTTCATTGGCACCTGGAACATGG GAAGTGTGCCGCCTCCGAAAAATGTGACGTCTTGGTTCACATCGAAGGGTCTGGGGAAGACCTTGGATGAGGTCACGGTGACCATACCCCATGACATCTATGTTTTTGGGACTCAGGAGAACTCGGTGGGTGACCGAGAATGGCTGGACCTGCTCCGCGGGggcctcaaggagctcacagatCTGGATTACCGCCCG ATTGCCATGCAGTCACTGTGGAACATCAAGGTGGCTGTGCTGGTCAAGCCAGAACATGAGAACCGCATCAGCCATGTCAGTACGTCCAGCGTGAAGACTGGCATTGCCAACACCCTGG GAAACAAGGGGGCTGTGGGCGTTTCCTTCATGTTTAATGGCACCTCGTTTGGCTTTGTGAATTGCCACCTCACCTCGGGAAATGAGAAGACTGCCCG GCGGAACCAGAACTACCTGGACATCCTGCGGCTGCTCTCGCTGGGCGACCGGCAGCTCAGTGCCTTTGACATCTCTCTGCGTTTCACTCACCTCTTCTGGTTCGGGGACCTCAACTACCGCCTAGACATGGATATCCAG GAGATCCTGAACTACATCAGCAGAAAGGAGTTTGAACCCCTGCTCAGGGTGGACCAGCTCAACTTGGAGCGGGAAAAGCACAAGGTCTTCCTCCGATTCA GTGAGGAGGAGATCTCCTTCCCGCCCACCTACCGCTATGAGCGGGGTTCCCGAGACACGTATGCCTGGCACAAGCAGAAACCAACTGGG GTCCGGACCAACGTGCCTTCCTGGTGTGACCGGATTCTCTGGAAATCCTACCCTGAGACCCACATCATCTGCAATTCCTATG GTTGCACGGATGACATTGTCACCAGTGACCACTCCCCCGTGTTTGGGACATTTGAAGTTGGAGTTACCTCTCAGTTCATCTCCAAGAAAG GGCTTTCAAAAACCTCAGACCAGGCCTACATCGAGTTTGAGAGCATCGAGGCCATTGTGAAGACAGCCAGCCGCACCAAATTCTTCATCGAGTTCTATTCCACCTGCCTGGAGG AGTACAAGAAGAGCTTTGAGAATGATGCCCAGAGCAGTGACAACATCAACTTCCTCAAGGTGCAGTGGTCCTCTCGCCAGCTGCCCACG CTCAAGCCCATTCTGGCTGACATTGAGTACCTGCAAGACCAGCATCTTCTGCTCACAGTCAAGTCCATGGATGGCTACGAATCCTATG GGGAGTGCGTGGTGGCGCTCAAATCCATGATTGGCAGCACAGCCCAGCAGTTCCTGACCTTCTTGTCCCACCGAGGCGAGGAGACAGGCAACATCCGTGGCTCCATGAAG agtGGATCAGTATTGATAAGGATGAGACAGGAGCAAAGAGCAAAGCCCCCTCTGTGTCCCGAAGCAGCCAGGAgcccag GTCAGGGAGCCGCAAGCCAGCTGCTGCAGAGGCCTCCTGCCCGCTGTCCAAGTTATTTGAAGAATCAGAGAAACCACCACCAACTGggaggcccccagccccacctcgaGCTGCTCCCCGGGAGGAGCCTTTGA
- the LOC102535143 gene encoding folate receptor beta — MPWKLTPLVLFLAWMASMCSARTRTDLLNVCMDAKHHKVKPGPEDKLHDQCIPWKKNACCTASVSQELHKDISLLYNFNLDHCGKMEPTCKRHFIQDNCLYECSPNLGPWIQEVNQSWRKERFLNVPLCKEDCESWWEDCRTSYTCKTNWQKGWNWTSGSNRCPAGATCSTFESYFPTPTALCEGVWSHSYKVSNYSRGSGRCIQMWFDTAQGNPNEEVARFYALDMNAGAMPQGIGPCLLSLALMLSLAP, encoded by the exons atgcCCTGGAAATTGACACCACTTGTGCTGTTTCTGGCCTGGATGGCCTCCATGTGCAGCGCCCGGACCAGGACAGATCTGCTCAATGTCTGCATGGACGCCAAGCACCACAAGGTAAAGCCAGGCCCTGAGGACAAGCTGCATGACCAG TGCATTCCCTGGAAGAAGAACGCCTGCTGCACTGCCAGCGTCAGCCAGGAGCTGCACAAGGACATCTCCCTCCTGTATAACTTTAACCTGGACCACTGTGGCAAGATGGAGCCCACCTGCAAGCGCCACTTCATCCAGGACAACTGTCTCTACGAGTGCTCACCCAATCTGGGGCCCTGGATCCAGGAG GTGAACCAGAGTTGGCGCAAAGAACGGTTCCTGAATGTGCCCCTGTGCAAAGAGGACTGTGAGAGCTGGTGGGAAGACTGCCGCACCTCCTATACATGCAAGACCAACTGGCAGAAGGGCTGGAACTGGACTTCAG GATCTAACAGGTGTCCAGCAGGGGCCACCTGCAGCACATTTGAGTCCTACTTCCCCACGCCTACAGCCCTGTGTGAGGGTGTCTGGAGTCACTCTTACAAGGTCAGCAACTATAGCCGGGGCAGCGGCCGCTGCATCCAGATGTGGTTTGATACAGCCCAGGGCAACCCCAATGAGGAGGTGGCGAGGTTCTATGCTTTGGACATGAATGCTGGGGCCATGCCCCAGGGGATTGGGCCTTGTCTTCTcagcctggctctgatgctgTCTCTGGCTCCTTGA